Proteins from a single region of Pseudomonas sp. BSw22131:
- the vioA gene encoding dTDP-4-amino-4,6-dideoxy-D-glucose aminotransferase VioA, which translates to MSKITPVTRPLLAPLEEFIPYLEKIWETRLLTNGGPFHQQLEKELAEYLGVEHLSLFTNGTIALVTALQALRITGEVITTPYSFVATAHSLLWNGLKPVFVDIDPHTYNLDPARIEEAITPATTAIMPVHCYGVPCDVDAIQRIADRYGLKVIYDSAHAFGVRENNQSILRHGDLSVMSFHATKVFNTFEGGAIICPDAKTKQRIDYLKNFGFADEVTVVAPGINGKMSEINAAFGVLQLKHIDAALARRQRVDAIYREALRDIEGIAIAWEDREGHNYSYFPVLVNPEFALSRDELFESFRARNILVRRYFYPLISAFPMYRGLESAREHKLPVANSVSNRILCLPIFDSLTDEEITHVLDVIVQAAKGIR; encoded by the coding sequence ATGAGCAAAATCACACCCGTCACCCGGCCCCTGCTCGCGCCGCTTGAAGAATTCATCCCCTATCTGGAAAAGATCTGGGAAACCCGACTGCTGACCAATGGCGGGCCGTTTCACCAGCAGTTGGAGAAAGAGCTGGCCGAATACCTGGGTGTCGAGCATCTTTCGCTGTTCACCAACGGCACCATTGCGCTGGTCACGGCGTTGCAGGCGTTGCGCATCACCGGGGAAGTCATCACCACGCCCTACTCCTTCGTCGCCACCGCGCACTCGCTACTGTGGAACGGCCTGAAGCCGGTTTTCGTCGACATCGACCCGCACACCTACAACCTTGACCCGGCGCGCATCGAAGAGGCCATCACCCCGGCCACGACCGCCATCATGCCGGTCCACTGCTACGGCGTGCCGTGCGACGTCGACGCCATTCAGCGCATCGCCGACCGCTACGGGCTGAAGGTGATCTATGACTCGGCGCATGCATTCGGGGTGCGAGAGAACAACCAGAGCATCCTGCGCCATGGCGATCTTTCGGTCATGAGCTTCCACGCCACCAAGGTGTTCAACACGTTCGAAGGCGGCGCGATCATTTGCCCCGACGCCAAAACCAAACAGCGCATCGATTACTTGAAGAACTTCGGTTTCGCCGATGAAGTCACCGTCGTCGCTCCGGGCATCAACGGCAAGATGAGCGAGATCAACGCAGCCTTCGGCGTGTTGCAGCTCAAGCACATCGACGCCGCGCTGGCCCGCCGTCAACGCGTGGATGCGATCTACCGGGAAGCGTTGCGCGACATTGAGGGCATCGCGATTGCCTGGGAAGACCGCGAAGGCCACAACTATTCGTACTTCCCGGTGTTGGTCAATCCGGAATTCGCGCTCAGCCGGGATGAATTGTTCGAGAGTTTCCGTGCCCGTAACATCCTTGTGCGACGTTATTTCTACCCGCTGATTTCGGCCTTCCCGATGTACCGGGGCCTTGAGTCTGCGCGCGAGCACAAGTTGCCGGTGGCCAACAGCGTGTCGAACCGCATCCTGTGCCTGCCGATTTTCGACAGCCTCACCGACGAAGAAATCACCCACGTGCTGGATGTCATCGTCCAGGCCGCCAAAGGAATCCGGTAA
- a CDS encoding methyltransferase domain-containing protein, which produces MRSCPVCSSDFANFLPLTSQYFEMLNALNASYSLDDFETLNTGQYACPRCAASDRDRLYALFVKTFLTRPAGRPLRILDIAPAPLLSQFLRSIPDIYYRSADLFSPLADDIVDIMDMQLYADNSFDFIVCSHVLEHVPDDRKAIAELYRVLDKNGVAILMVPILLTAEYTDEDPDETDVNVRWARFGQDDHVRMYAKQDYMARIRDGGFELLELDARSFGDGTFKQHGITEQSVLYIGAK; this is translated from the coding sequence ATGCGCAGTTGCCCGGTTTGTTCATCCGACTTCGCAAATTTTCTACCGCTGACGTCCCAGTATTTCGAGATGCTCAACGCGCTGAACGCGAGCTACTCGCTTGATGACTTCGAGACCCTCAACACGGGTCAATACGCATGCCCGCGCTGCGCAGCCTCTGATCGCGACCGGCTTTACGCGCTGTTCGTCAAAACCTTTCTGACGCGTCCCGCAGGCCGGCCGCTGCGCATCCTGGACATCGCCCCGGCGCCGCTGCTTTCACAATTTCTGCGTTCCATTCCCGACATCTATTACCGCTCGGCCGACCTGTTCTCGCCTTTGGCCGATGACATCGTCGACATCATGGACATGCAGCTGTACGCCGATAACTCGTTTGATTTCATCGTCTGCTCGCATGTGCTCGAGCACGTACCAGACGACCGAAAAGCCATTGCCGAGCTGTATCGGGTGCTGGACAAAAACGGCGTGGCGATCCTCATGGTGCCGATCCTGCTGACCGCCGAATACACCGACGAGGACCCGGACGAAACCGACGTCAACGTCAGGTGGGCGCGGTTCGGGCAGGACGACCACGTGCGCATGTACGCCAAGCAGGACTACATGGCGCGGATTCGCGACGGGGGCTTTGAACTGCTGGAGCTCGACGCACGCTCGTTCGGCGACGGCACGTTCAAACAACACGGCATCACTGAACAAAGCGTTCTGTACATCGGCGCCAAGTAG